From the genome of Amycolatopsis camponoti:
TCCGGACAGGTCGTCGGCCTGGTCGGCGAGTCCGGCTCGGGCAAGTCGACGCTCGCCCGGGCGGCCGTCGGGCTTTCGCCGGTCAGCGCGGGCCAGGTGCGGCTGGACGGCGTCGACGTGCGGAGGCTGCCGCGGCGGCGTCCGCTGCAGATGGTGTTCCAGGACCCGTACTCCTCGCTCGACCCGCGGATGGGGATCGGCGAGTCGATCACCGAGGCGATGCCGCGGAGCACGTCCCGCGGCGCCCGGCGGGCCGAGGTGGCCCGGCTGCTCGAGCTGGTCCAGCTCGACCCCGAACGCGCTTCGATGCTGCCTGGGCAGCTTTCCGGCGGGCAGCGCCAGCGCGTCGCCCTCGCCCGGGCGCTCGCCGGGCAGCCGAAGGTGCTCATCGCCGACGAGATCACCTCGGCGCTCGACGTCTCGGTGCAGGGCGCGGTGCTCAACCTGGTCCGCGACGTGCAGCGGCGGCTGTCGCTGTCGATGCTGTTCATCTCGCACAACCTCGCCGTGGTGCGGTACGTCAGCGACATCGTCGCCGTGATGTACCTCGGCCGGATCGTCGAAGCCGGGCCCGCCGAGCAGGTCCTCACCGATCCCCAGCACCCCTACACACGGGACCTGCTGGCCGCCGCGCCCTCGGCGCACCGGAACCTGCTCGCCGACACCGATGACGTCACGGCCCCGCTCGCCGACACCGAGCCCGCCGACCCGCACCACCCGCCGCCCGGGTGCCGCTACCACCCGCGGTGCCCGATCGGCCCGCTCGTGCACACCGACCGCACGTTGTGCGTCAGCGCCGACCCGGCCGACGACGCCGCCCACCGGCCGCACCACGCGGCCTGCCACTTCGCCGCGTGAGAACGTCATCCCACAAGGAGATCCGCATGACCCGCCGTATCGGCATCGACGACCTGTACGCCCTGGAGTTCCCCGAGCAGCCGGCCCTTTCGCCCGACGGGGCCCGGATCGTCTACGTGCTGCGCACCGCCGATCGCGAGAAGGACGAGGACACCTCGTCGCTCTGGCAGGTCGCCACGAGCGGCGGCGAGGCGCGCCGGCTGACCCGCGGCCGCGGCGACGTGGCCCCGGCGTGGTCGCCGGACGGGACGCGGATCGCGTTCCTGCGCGCCCAGGACGGCCCGGCCCAGCTGTGGCTGCTACCCGCCGACGGCGGTGAGCCCGAGCAGGTCACCACGCTCCCGCTGGGTGCGGGAACGCCGGTGTGGCGCCCGGACGGCGCCGAGATCGCCTTCAGCGCCCCGATCGACCTCAACGCCGAAGAAGGCGAAGACGACGGCGCGCAGGGCCGCCGCGGGAGCGCCCCGGTGGTCGCCGACCGGCTGGACTTCAAGGCCGACGGCGCCGGGCTCCTGCGGACCCTGCGCAAGCACGTCCACGTCCTCGACGTGGCCACCGGCGAGGTCCGGCGGGTGACGGCGGGGGACTGGCACGCGGGCGACCCCGCCTGGTCGCCGGACGGCGGCCGGCTGGCGTTCGCCGCGGCTCTCGACGCCGACCCCGACCTGACGTTCCGTTCGGGCGCCTACGTCCTCGACGCCGCCGATCGCACCGCCGAGCCCCGCTTGGCCGGCTCCGGCGAGGGCATGGCCGGCACGGTCACCTGGACCGCGGACGGCGAGTCCCTGCTCGTCGTCGGCCGCCGCGACACCGCGTCCGGTCACCTCGGGCTGCTGCGGATCCCCGTGGACGGCGGGGAAACCGTCGATCTGGCCGCGGCGCTCGACCGCAACGTGATGCCGGGCGGCCCGGGCTACCCGGGCGCGCTCCCGCAGCTCGCCGGCGACGGCTCCACGGTGGTGTTCTGCGTCCGCGACCGCGGCTACACGCACCTGTACGCCGTCGACGTCACCGGCGGCGAGCCGCGGCGGGTCCTCGGCGAGAACGGGACCACGGTGGCCGCGCTGAGCGTCGCCGGGACCACCGCGGCGGTGCTGCTGACCACGCCGACGTCCTACGGCGAGATCGCGACGGTCGACGTCACCGGGGGAGCGGCGACGGTGCTCACCTCCCACGGCCCCGAGGACGTCGAGCTGTTCACCCACGAGGAGCGGGAGTTCACCGTCTCCGACGGCACGGTCGTGCACGGCTGGCTGCTGCGCGACCCCGCCCGCACCGGCCCGCTCCCGCTGCTGCTGGACATCCACGGCGGCCCGCACAACGCGTGGAGCGGCACCGCCGACGCCGTGCACCTCTACCACCAGCGGCTCGCCGCCCGCGGCTGGGCGGTGCTGCTGCTCAACCCGCGCGGCAGCGACGGCTACGGCGAAGCGTTCTTCACAGCCGCGGTCGGCGCCTGGGGCGTGGCCGACGCCAAGGACTTCCTCGAGCCCCTCGACGACCTCGTCGCCGAGGGAGTGGCGGACCCGCGCCGGCTGGCCGTGTCCGGCTACAGCTACGGCGGCTTCATGACCTGCTACCTGACCAGCCGCGACGACCGGTTCGCCGCCGCGGTGGCGGGCGGGGTCGTCAGCGACGTGGTCAGCATGGCCGGCACGTCCGACGCCGGCCACTACCTCGGTGTCGCCGAGCTCGGGGCGGTCCCGGCGGA
Proteins encoded in this window:
- a CDS encoding ABC transporter ATP-binding protein: MSALEFDAVSVRYGKLTAVDGVSLTVPSGQVVGLVGESGSGKSTLARAAVGLSPVSAGQVRLDGVDVRRLPRRRPLQMVFQDPYSSLDPRMGIGESITEAMPRSTSRGARRAEVARLLELVQLDPERASMLPGQLSGGQRQRVALARALAGQPKVLIADEITSALDVSVQGAVLNLVRDVQRRLSLSMLFISHNLAVVRYVSDIVAVMYLGRIVEAGPAEQVLTDPQHPYTRDLLAAAPSAHRNLLADTDDVTAPLADTEPADPHHPPPGCRYHPRCPIGPLVHTDRTLCVSADPADDAAHRPHHAACHFAA
- a CDS encoding S9 family peptidase, with translation MTRRIGIDDLYALEFPEQPALSPDGARIVYVLRTADREKDEDTSSLWQVATSGGEARRLTRGRGDVAPAWSPDGTRIAFLRAQDGPAQLWLLPADGGEPEQVTTLPLGAGTPVWRPDGAEIAFSAPIDLNAEEGEDDGAQGRRGSAPVVADRLDFKADGAGLLRTLRKHVHVLDVATGEVRRVTAGDWHAGDPAWSPDGGRLAFAAALDADPDLTFRSGAYVLDAADRTAEPRLAGSGEGMAGTVTWTADGESLLVVGRRDTASGHLGLLRIPVDGGETVDLAAALDRNVMPGGPGYPGALPQLAGDGSTVVFCVRDRGYTHLYAVDVTGGEPRRVLGENGTTVAALSVAGTTAAVLLTTPTSYGEIATVDVTGGAATVLTSHGPEDVELFTHEEREFTVSDGTVVHGWLLRDPARTGPLPLLLDIHGGPHNAWSGTADAVHLYHQRLAARGWAVLLLNPRGSDGYGEAFFTAAVGAWGVADAKDFLEPLDDLVAEGVADPRRLAVSGYSYGGFMTCYLTSRDDRFAAAVAGGVVSDVVSMAGTSDAGHYLGVAELGAVPA